The window CCCGACCTGGTGCTCCTCCTGCTGGATGGCGTTCGGCCGAGATCCGTGCAGCAACGGATGTGGGAAATGGTCAAGAACACGCCCATGCAGCCATATGTCGCCAATCCCGCTCGCGGCTCCATGCACAATTATGGTGCGGCTGTGGACGTGACCATTGCCAGGGCCGACGGAACTCCCTTGGATATGGGCACAAGGGTGGATCACTTCGGAATGCTGGCGCAACCCCGCGAGGAGCAACGGTTCCTTAGGGAAGGCATGCTATCGCCGGAACAGGTCGCAAACAGGGAGATCTTGCGAAATGCGATGCTGGAGGCGGGCTTCCAACCTTTGGCCATCGAATGGTGGCACTTCAATGCGTTCGACAAGGATACGACCAGACGAAGATACGCCATTATCGAGTAGACGCTCCGAGTAGACACTTCAGACGGCTAGCCGCGTCCTAATCATGGGTCCAAGCGGATCCGCCCTGTAACCTTCAGCCTGGAAAGTAGGCGGCAAGGGTGCTATTGACGGCGTATGGTGCGCTTTATTGGCTCCCTGGATACCAACGCAAGGTTTTCCGCGCATTCCGAGTATCCGCTCCTGCGCGGGGCGGAAGAGTGCAAGTCTGATTGGCAGGCGCCTGCGGCGAATGCTGAAAGCATCGAGGACAGCAAGCCGCGCTTTCTGCTCTGCAAAACTTGCCTCCATCGAGTTACAGCCGAAAATGCGCGTACGGAGGTGCAGGGAAAGCATGTGCACGTCTTCTGCAATCCTTACGGCTTGGTTTTTGAGATAGGCTGTTTTGGTGCCGCCCCTGGCTGCGCTCCTCTTGGTCTGCCAAGTCTTGAATTCACATGGTTTCCTGGGTATGAGTGGCAGGTAGGGGTGTGTCGTGGCTGTCGCGCTCACCTCGGCTGGCGGTACATAGCCGTTCATGGTGGCGAGTTTTACGGCCTCATCCTGGCAAATCTCGTAGGCGAATAACGCTGCTGACGACTATGCACCGCTTGTTGTATGCTGCCTGCCCACCCGGTGGTGTACGCGGATGTGCCGCATTCCACAGCAGGGGGCTCCTGCCGTTGCTTAGCGCTAAGAATTCTACAGTCAAGGGGGATGCATGAGCCGTTCAAGAGGGCTCCGGCCGTTCGAAGTGGCCAGGGAGCAAGACGCCTGCGCCATTATCGCCTATGTGGACAAGCAAGGCCGCTCCACGCACACGAACATCGCCCGCACCATCGAGGCGCTCAAGAAGATGGCCCACCGCTCGGGGGACATCAACGACGAAGGCGACGGCTGTGGAGTCATGACCGATATTCCCCGCCTTGCCTGGAGCCATCGGCTGGAGGCTGCGGGACTCAGCCCGCATCTGGCCGAGGGACGTGGCTTCTTCGTGGGCCATTTTCTGCTGCCCGCGAAATTGCGTGATGAACATGATGCGCTCATGAAACGTATGCGGGCAGGCTTAAGGGAAGCTGGGCTGGACCTTCTGACCGAGCTGGCCGGCAATACCCGCGATCAGGAACTCGGCCCTAACGCCAGAGCCGAGCCTTCGCTCTTCTGGCAGGTGACGGGCATGGCTCCGAACATGGGGCGTCGGGAAACCGCGCGCTTGCTGTTCAGCGTCAAGGCAGGCCTGGAAGCCGAACTGCCGGAAGCGCATATCGCCTCCTTGAGTCCGGATACGGTGGTCTACAAGGTGCGCGGCGTACCCGAGCTCTTGCAGCGCGTGTATCCCGACCTTCAAGATCCTGACGTGCGTTCCATCATGACCCTGGGACACAGTCGTTATTCCACGAACACCCTGCCCACGGTGGAGCGCGCCCAGCCTTTTGCCCTGCTTGGCCATAACGGCGAGATCAACACTATCGAGCGTTTGCGCAGCACGGCCGCCACCCTGAATATACCGCTAGTGCCGGGCGGCAGCGACTCCCAGGATCTCGATCGCATCCTCGAAGGACTCATGCACGTGCATGGCGTCGATCCCCTGGAGGCCATGGAGATGCTTTTCCCTGCCATCCACAGCGAAGTGGATCGC is drawn from Desulfocurvibacter africanus subsp. africanus DSM 2603 and contains these coding sequences:
- a CDS encoding M15 family metallopeptidase, which gives rise to MHTKKYTRRSALRIIGLASLACLANPLDAFAGSSPMHSPAAGGHTDGKGDIERRLIGQGLIDVQTTDPLLLVDLKYARSDNFMGENVYGDLRKCYLHPEPALMLKEAHARLHDRNPDLVLLLLDGVRPRSVQQRMWEMVKNTPMQPYVANPARGSMHNYGAAVDVTIARADGTPLDMGTRVDHFGMLAQPREEQRFLREGMLSPEQVANREILRNAMLEAGFQPLAIEWWHFNAFDKDTTRRRYAIIE